In Silene latifolia isolate original U9 population chromosome 3, ASM4854445v1, whole genome shotgun sequence, a single window of DNA contains:
- the LOC141649766 gene encoding disease resistance RPP13-like protein 4 translates to MHDLIHDLAQDVAGKETIMLDSHAGQLDRKHFHLSIPNDGYILLDSINSQLSEMKKLRKLLQVTEKSYSYKNYVELNVTAVCSHLRRLRVLDLHNFQLNTLPDTVGNLSHLRYLDLSENNRLTVLPNSITKLYNLQVLNLDYTGDFDKLEAEVLPSLCQLRHLKCLKLNGMGNVEFMESDVVVDSPDDELLFFPSLEELELSEFPKLNLMSLLGVVKHLTSLQSLDIRNCKNLDLEVDEEVATPWNSRHLLSTMRLSKLPKLVNIPKEFQYLTCLQAVMIENCENLEALPEWLNCLTSLQKLSIFGCDNLKLLPEAIAYMPFLKTLDLRWCGENIRKRCRQSDGEDWPKIRRIPHVLIEE, encoded by the exons ATGCATGACTTGATCCATGATCTTGCGCAAGACGTAGCAGGTAAAGAGACAATTATGTTGGATAGTCATGCAGGTCAACTTGACAGGAAACATTTTCATCTCTCAATTCCAAATGATGGATATATCCTCTTGGATAGTATTAATAGTCAATTGTCTGAGATGAAGAAATTGCGTAAATTATTACAAGTTACTGAAAAATCCTATTCATATAAGAATTATGTTGAGTTAAATGTTACCGCAGTTTGTTCGCATCTTAGGAGATTGAGGGTATTGGATTTGCATAACTTTCAGTTAAATACTTTACCAGATACTGTGGGCAACCTATCACACTTGAGATATCTTGATCTTTCTGAGAACAATAGATTGACGGTTCTCCCTAACTCAATTACCAAACTGTATAACTTGCAAGTGCTGAATTTAGATTATACTGGT GATTTTGATAAATTGGAAGCAGAAGTTTTGCCATCACTGTGTCAACTCCGCCACCTCAAATGCCTTAAACTTAATGGTATGGGCAATGTGGAGTTTATGGAGAGTGATGTAGTTGTGGATTCTCCGGATGACGAGTTACTTTTCTTTCCATCACTGGAAGAACTTGAACTGTCTGAATTTCCAAAGTTGAACCTAATGAGTTTGTTGGGAGTTGTGAAGCACCTTACTAGCCTTCAGAGTCTCGACATTCGCAATTGCAAAAACTTAGATTTGGAAGTCGATGAAGAAGTTGCAACGCCATGGAATTCTCGTCATTTGCTGTCTACCATGAGATTAAGTAAACTCCCAAAGCTGGTAAATATACCAAAGGAGTTTCAGTACTTGACTTGTCTTCAAGCCGTGATGATAGAAAACTGTGAGAACTTGGAAGCCCTGCCGGAATGGCTCAACTGCCTCACATCCTTGCAAAAACTGTCAATCTTCGGGTGTGACAACCTGAAGTTGTTGCCTGAAGCAATCGCCTACATGCCGTTTCTGAAAACTCTTGACTTGAGATGGTGTGGTGAAAATATAAGGAAAAGATGTCGGCAATCAGACGGTGAAGACTGGCCCAAAATACGCCGTATTCCCCATGTATTAATTGAGGAATAG